Below is a genomic region from Paraburkholderia phenazinium.
CGATCTCCGCCGTGACACGCGTGCCGGGCGCAAGACGCGCCAGCAGCGTCTCCTGTCCGGGTGCGGGCAAATGCACCGCGTCGTCGGGGGTCGCGCCTTCGAATTTGGCCTTACGGGTGTCCGCAATCTCAAGGCGGGTGCCGTCGGCCAGGGTCAGCACGCCGGCATCGCCCGCCTGGCCGCCGCCGAGCGGATAGAACACGGTCTGGTCGAGATGGACGCCCTGCTCGTCAATGGCGGTAATCGTGGCTTCGCAGTGCGTCAGGTAAGCGTCGTCGCGAAACAGTGCGCGCGTGGTCATCGTGAGGGCCTCTATCCAGTGCTGTAGAGGCTCATTATGCCGACCCGCACCGCCGCCAGGAAGCTGGCCGAACGGCCAATCCAGCAGACGGCGCGCGTCACCGTATCGGCCGCAGCGCCGGGCCAGTTGACGCCTTCAACCCGGCCGGTTGCGCATCCAGTCGGCCGTTTCGAAGAACGAATGCAGCAGCCGTTCGCGCAGCGGCTCGGACAGCCCGACGTCTTCCATCGCCCACGCCATGCAGCGCAGCCACTGGTCACGCTCGCTCGAAGCAATCGTAAACGGCAAATGCCGCGCACGCAGACGCGGATGGCCGAAGCGGCTGATGTAATGATCCGGGCCGCCCAGCCAGCCGCACAGGAACCAGAAGAACTTGTCCCGCGAGCCTTCGAGGGTCGGCGGATGCAGCGCGCGGATGCCCGCGAATTCGGGCTCGAGGTCCATCAGGTCATAAAAACGGTCGATGAGTTCGCGCACGCGCGCCTCGCCGCCCACCAGTTCGAAGGCCGTCGGTTGGGCCGGCGCTTCGTCGTTTGGATCGGTCATACGGTCAACTGCAATCTGCAAAAATGGAAAGGAATCAAAGAGAGGAACGGCCGCTCAGCTCAGGCGTCGCGCAACGACTGCAACGCCGGCCGCGACAGCACGTGGCGCAGGCTGATCCAGCCGCCCACTCCCGCGCAGGCAATGCCGACCACGATGCCGGCAGGCAGCAGCCACGGGTCGAAGTTCAGATAGAAGAAGAACACCCGTGTGGCGAGTTGCCAGCCCACCACCTGGGCCCCGACCGCAGCCATCAGCCCGGCGAGAGCGCCCACGGCCACGAACTCCGCGACCTGCACCGCACGTACCTGCTGGTGCGACGCGCCGAGCGCGCGCAGCAGCGCGGATTCTCGCATACGCTCGTCACGCGTGCCGGCGAGCGCCGCGTACAGCACCAGCACGCCCGCCGCCAGCGTGAAGGCGAACAGGAACTGCACCGCGCCGATCACCTGCTCCAGCATGCGTTGCATCTGCGCGAGAATCGGACCGACATCGATCACCGTCAGGCTCGGATAAGCGGCAATCAGGCCGTCGATCGTCGCGCTTTTCTCGGCCGGCAAATGGAAACTCGTGATGAAGCTCGCCGGGAAATCCTGCAGCGCGGCAGGCGGCATCAGCACAAAGAAGTTGACCTTGAACGAACCCCAGTCGAGCTTGCGCACGCTCGTCACCGGCGCGTCGATCTGCAGGCCGGTCACGTCGAAGCGCAGCGTGTCGCCCGTCTTCACGTGGATCGTTTTCGCCAGTCCTTCTTCGATGGAAATCTGCGGCTGCTTCGTTTCGCCGTACCAGTCGCCGGCGACGATCCGGTTGTCGTCGGGCAGGCTCGTCGTGTACGACAGGTTGAATTCGCGGTCGACGAGGCGCCTGGCGTCGTCGCTCTTGAACTGGTCCGGATTGACCGGCTTGCCGTTGATCGAAATCAGGCGTCCGCGCACCATCGGCGAGAGCACGGCGTCGGGCACGCCGTGGCTCGTGAGGTACTGCGTGACGCCCGCGCGCTGATCGGGCTGGATGTCGATGATGAACTGGTTCGGCGCGTCGGGCGGCGTCGATTTGCGCCAGCCGTCCACGAGGTCGTTGCGCGTCATCGCAATCAGCAGCAGGCACATCAGGCCGATCCCCAGCGCCGTGATCTGCAACGCACTGGCGCTGCTGCGCCGTTCGAGCGAGGCCAGCGCGTAGCGCCAGCCAATGCCCACATTGAAGCGCTCGCTACGCACGACGCGCGCGGCGCCCCACAGCGCAAGCCGGGCAATCGCGGCGAACACCAGCAAGCCGGCGGCAAAACCGCCGGCGACGATGCCGCCCAGCTTCACTTCGCCCGCCGCCACGATCAGCAACGCAGCGAACAGCACGATCCCCAGCGCATACGCGGCCCAGGCGGTGCGCGCTTCCTCGCCCCACTCGCGGCGCAGCACGCGCACCGGTGGCACCTGGGTCAGCGGCAACAGCGGCGGCAACGCAAAGCCGAGCAGCAGCACGAGACCGGCGGCGATGCCTTCGAGCGCGGGCCATGCGGTGGGATACGGCAGCACCACGTCGATCAGGCTGCCGAGCCAGCTCAGCAAGGCCAGATGCCCCGCATAGCCGAGCAGCACGCCGACCACCCCGCCGAGCAGGCCCAGCCCAAGAAACTCCAGCAGGAACAGCGAGCGCAGTGTGCGCTGGCTGACGCCGAGACAACGCATCGCCGCGCAGCCGTCGAGATGGCGGCGCATGTAGCGGTGCGCGGCCATGGCGATTGCCACCGCCGCCAGCATCGCCGTCAGCAACGATACGAGAGTCAGAAAATGACCCGCGCGATCGAGCGTTTCGCGGACCTGCGGCTGGCCGTCCTTCAGCGATTCGAGCGCGACGCCGCGCATCTTGCCGTCGTCGACACGGGCGTGAGCAAACGCGGCGAACTTCTCGACCGGCGTGCGCGGACCCGCCACCAGCAAGCGGTAGGTGACGCGGCTGCCGAACACGATCAGGCCGGTGGACGCGACTTCGTCCTCGCGCAGCATCAGACGCGGTGAAAAATTGACGAAGCCAAAGCCGCGATCCAGTTCGCGCGTGATGATGGCGCCGACCTTGAACGTGCGGCTGCCGACCTTCACCGGATCGCCGACATGGAGTTTCAGCGCGTCGAGCAGCGCCTGATCGACCCACACCGTGCCGGGCGCCGGAATCCCCTGCGCCGGTTGGTCGGGCGCGCCTGGCGCCGTCGCGATACGCAGTGCGCCGCGCAGCGGATACGCCGCCGACACGGCCTTGAGCGCCGCGAGCCGCGACACCGGCTCGGCGCTCATCGAACTGATCATACTGGGGAAAATGGCGGTGGTCGCCATCTGCAGGCCAAGTGCCTTGGCCTCGTTGCTGAACTGGGGATCGACGGGGTGATCGGCCCGCACGATGAAGTCGGCGCCGATCATGCGCCGCGCATCGCGCTCAAGCCCTTGATGCAGGCGATCGGCAAGGAAACCGACGCTCGACAGCGCCGCCACGGCCAGCACCAGCGCGAGCAGCAGCATCGTCAGCTCGCCGGCGCGCCAGTCGCGGGCCGCCATCCGCACCGACTGGCGCAACAGATCGGCCCCGCTAAAACGACGCCCCGGCGCCTTATGCGCGGCTCGAGCAGCCGACGCCGATGAAGCCCGTGCCGAATCGCTCAATCGTGCCGACTCCTGGCAAGACGCGACACCATATGGGTCGCCATGCCGCGAAAGCCGCCCTGCACACCGCGCCACAGACGCGGCAAGGCCCACGCCGCCAGCATCAGAAAGCCGATCATCAGCACCAGGAACAGCACCGGCACGAACAGCGCCAGCAACAGGCCGCCGAACACGAGCCCGTCCTCGGCGATCGAGGTCACGACATTGGACACGGGCTCAGGAGACAGATTGATCAGCGCGCGCGTGCCGGCCTTCGCCAGATGCGCGGTGCCGGCCAGGGTGCCGCCCGCCAGCGCGGCCACGGTAAGGAGGGCCGGATCGGCATGGCCGAGCGCGCCGGCAGCCAGCACGGCGCCGGCCGGAATGCGGATAAAGGTGTGAATGGCGTCCCAGAGCGAATCGAAAGCAGGGATCTTGTCGGCCAGAAACTCGGTGAGCGTGAGGAGCGCCGCCACCCCGATCACCCATGGCGAAGCCAGCGCGGACAAGGTATCGGGCAGGTGGACAAGGCCGAGGCGCGCGAACACGCCGGCTAGCAGCACCGTGAGATAGAGGCGCAGGCCACTGCCCCAGGACAGGCCCGCTGCGAGCGAAAGGGGTTCAAGCATGGCCGCCTCCAGGCGCGCTGCGCGTGCCGGGCGCTTCGTTCTGCAGAGGACGCCCCCTACACCGAAGCCGCCAGACCCGCGCCAAGCCGGACGCGGGACACGTTCAAATTGAGATCGACTTCATTATAGCCACGTTAATTCGCAGGCCGCAGAGCGGAGTGCAATTTTGAGGCTCAAATGGCGTCGGACCGTTGCGGACCGGTTGCCCGCAACGTCAATGGCCGGAGGAGAGTTTGAGCCCGATCAGGCCGACCACGATCAGCGCCGCGCTCGCCACCCGGGCCGCCGTCAGCGCTTCGCCCATTATGACGATGCCAAAAATAAACGCGCCCACAGCGCCGATGCCGGTCCACACGGCATACGCGGTGCCGAGCGGCAACTGGCGCATCGCCATGGCGAGCAGCACGAAGCTGCCGAGCGCCGTCACCACCGTGAATACCGAGGGCCACAGCCGGGTGAAGCCTTCGGAGGTCTTGAGACCGGCCGCCCACGCGACTTCGAGCAAACCGGCAATCAGCAGAAGAATCCAGGACATGAGACGACTCCATTGTTGAGATGGGGCCGTCCCCGTTCGATGCGAATGCGTAAGGCCGTCCTTACGAACTGTAATTATATCAAAATTGACCTCGAGGCGGCTCAGACCGCTCCGACCAGCCGGTAGCCGACCCCCGTCTCCGTCACGATATGCTCGGGCTGCGCCGGATCGCGCTCCAGCTTCTGCCGCAAATGCGCCATGTAGATGCGCAGGTAGTGATGGCTTTCCACATGCGAGGGCCCCCACACGTCGCGCAGCAACTGGCGGTGCGTCAGCACGCGGCCGGCGTGCCGCACGAGGGTGGCGAGCAGGCGGTATTCGATCGGCGTCAGATGGATCGCCGCGCCCTCGCGCGTCACCTGGCGCAACGCCAGATCGACCGTCACCGCGCCGAAATGCACCTGCGGCGATTCGTTGGCGCCGCCCTGATTGCGCCGGCGCATATGGGCGCGGATCCGCGCCAGCAATTCGGAGACGCCAAACGGCTTGGTCAGGTAATCGTCGGCGCCGGCGTCGAGCGCGGCCACCTTCTCGGCCTCCTGGGTGCGCGCCGACAGCACGATCACCGGCAGGTCGCTCCAGCCGCGCAGTTCGCGGATCACGTCGAGACCGTCGGTGTCGGGCAGGCCCAGATCGACGATCACGAGGTCGGGTTTGCGGGTCGCGGCTTCGACAAGCCCCTGCTTGCCGGTCTCGGCGTCGTGGACGACGATGCCCTCGCCTTCCAGCGAGGCGCGCACGAAGCGGCGAATCTGTTTTTCGTCTTCAATCAGGACGACGGTAATGCTCGGGTCACTCATGGGTGGGCTTCGAAGTCTGCTTAGGGTAAGACTCGGGGGACAGCTCAGGGGTCAAGTGCGGCGACGGCTCCGAGGGTAACGCCGGGGTCAGTTGAGGAGACAACTCAGGCGAACGTTCACCGCCCTCGTCGAGCTCCGATTCGTCCTCGAGCGCTTCCGGCGCGGGCGGCGGCGTTTCGACCGGCAAGGTGAACCAGAAGCGCGCGCCCTCGATGTGCCCATCGCGGTCTATCCGGTTGACCGCGCCTATGGTACCGCCATGGGCGTCGACAATCGCACGGCAAATCGCCAGACCCAGACCGATGCCGGGCTTGGCCGACTCTTTCTCGCCGCGGGTGAATTTCTCGAACACCCGCGCTTCCATGCCGACCGGCAGTCCCGGGCCGGTATCGTCCACGGTCACGCGCACCACCGGCTTGCCGTCCTCGTCGATCTCTTCCGCGCCGATCACGAGCGGCGTGTCGGCCGGCGTGTACTTGGCGGCGTTCTCGAACAGGTTCGAGAACAGCCGCTCCATCAGCACCGCGTCGAGCTGCAACAACGGCAGATCGACCGGCAGCTTCACCTGCACCGGATGCCGGGCAAGCACGCGCCTGCACGCGCGCAACGCCGCGCCGACCGTCTCTTCGAGCAGCGACCATTGGCGATTCAGTTGCAAGCCGCCGGCCTGCAGGCGCGCCATGTCGAGCAGGTTGGTGACGATGCCGGTCATGCGCAGCGCCTCTTCGTGGATCGCTTCCACGAGATCGTCGCCGGGTTGCTTGACCGCCTGTCCTTCGCGGGTCTGGGCGAGCATCGACGAAAAGCCGACGATCGTCGTGAGCGGTGTGCGCAGGTCGTGCGAAATGGCCGACAGCAGCGAATTGCGCAAGCGCTCCGATTCCATGTTGACGAGCGCATCGCGAGCAATGTCGACGTAGTGCACGCGTTCCACGGCGAGCGCAATCTGCGCGGCGAACGCGTCGAGCATGCGCTGCTGCTCCGGCACGGCGAGTTCGCTCTGGTCGCGCATCACCACCGCCAGCACGCCGCGGGTGCGCATCGGCGCCTTCAGCGGCAGATACAGCGCGGCGGCGGCGGGCAGCGTGTCGGTGCCGTGGCCGGCCGGCTTTTGCTGGTCGTACACCCACTGGCCCACGTCGATATCGAGCGCCGCGCCTTCGAGGGTCACCGCGGCATCGGGGTCTTCGATCTTCTGTTTCACCTGGTCCGCGCTGTCCGGCAGCAGGATCGCCACGCGCGCGCCGAACACTTCGCTCACATGCCGGCTGCCGATGCCGACGATCTGCTCCATCGTCAGCGCCGCGGCCAGCTCGCGCGCCATGGCGTACATCGCGCCGGTGCGTTGTTCACGGCGGCGCGCGACGCTCGCTTCACGGCGCAGGCTCGACGTCAGATGGCTGATCACCAGCGAGGTCAGCAGCATGCTGAAGAAGGTCAACAGGTACTGCGTGTCGGACACGGAGAACGACATGCGCGGCGGCACGAAGAAGTAATCGAACGCCGCCACGCTCACGAAGGACTGCACCACCCCCGGCCCGCGCCCCAGCCGCACCGCGGTGAAAATCACCCCGAGCAGGTACAGCATGACGAGGTTGGTCAGATCGATATGGGCGAACAACTGGCTGGCGACCACTGTGATGCCGATGCAGATCGTCAGCGCCCAGCCATACGCACCCGGCGGCGAGCGGCGTTCGCGCGCGGCCTGCAGTGCCTCGCGCCACGCGTTCACGCCCTCGTCGAGCGTCGTGCGGCGCTCCACGCCGTCGCGCTCCGAGGAGGCGCGAATCAAGGTGAGGTCGAGGTCGCCCGCGCGCTCCGCGATGCGGTCGCCCAGCGGCCGGCGCAGCCAGCGCGCGAGGCCGGTGCGCGGCGAGGCGCCCGCCACCAGCTTGGAGACGTTGCGCACCCGCGCATAGCCGATCAGCGCCGCGACGGCGTCCGTACCCGCCAGCGTGGCCGTTTCCGCGCCGAGTTCGGCGGCGAGTTTCAAGGCGTTCAGCGTGCGCTCGCGGCGCGCGTCCGGCAGGCGTTGCAGCTTCGGCGTCTCGACATACACCGCGAGCCAGTCGGCCTTCAGGGCCGCCGCGAGCCGCGCCGCTGCGCGCACCAGAAGCGGCGCCTCCGGGCCTGGACCCACGCAGACCAGCAACCGCTCGCGCGCTTGCCAAATGCGCTGGATCGAACGGTCGGCGCGATACTCGCGCATCTGCGCATCGACGCGATCCGCCGTGCGGCGCAGCGCCAGCTCGCGCAGCGCGATCAGGTTGCCCTTGCGGAAGAAGTTGCGCACGGCGCGCTCGGCCTGCTGCGCCATGTAGACCTTGCCGTCGCGCATGCGGTCGAGCAGTTCCTCGGCCGGCAAGTCGACCAGCGTGACTTCATCGGCGCGATCGAACACACGGTCGGGCACCGTCTCCCACACGCGGATGCCCGTGA
It encodes:
- a CDS encoding group II truncated hemoglobin encodes the protein MTDPNDEAPAQPTAFELVGGEARVRELIDRFYDLMDLEPEFAGIRALHPPTLEGSRDKFFWFLCGWLGGPDHYISRFGHPRLRARHLPFTIASSERDQWLRCMAWAMEDVGLSEPLRERLLHSFFETADWMRNRPG
- a CDS encoding ABC transporter permease, coding for MAARDWRAGELTMLLLALVLAVAALSSVGFLADRLHQGLERDARRMIGADFIVRADHPVDPQFSNEAKALGLQMATTAIFPSMISSMSAEPVSRLAALKAVSAAYPLRGALRIATAPGAPDQPAQGIPAPGTVWVDQALLDALKLHVGDPVKVGSRTFKVGAIITRELDRGFGFVNFSPRLMLREDEVASTGLIVFGSRVTYRLLVAGPRTPVEKFAAFAHARVDDGKMRGVALESLKDGQPQVRETLDRAGHFLTLVSLLTAMLAAVAIAMAAHRYMRRHLDGCAAMRCLGVSQRTLRSLFLLEFLGLGLLGGVVGVLLGYAGHLALLSWLGSLIDVVLPYPTAWPALEGIAAGLVLLLGFALPPLLPLTQVPPVRVLRREWGEEARTAWAAYALGIVLFAALLIVAAGEVKLGGIVAGGFAAGLLVFAAIARLALWGAARVVRSERFNVGIGWRYALASLERRSSASALQITALGIGLMCLLLIAMTRNDLVDGWRKSTPPDAPNQFIIDIQPDQRAGVTQYLTSHGVPDAVLSPMVRGRLISINGKPVNPDQFKSDDARRLVDREFNLSYTTSLPDDNRIVAGDWYGETKQPQISIEEGLAKTIHVKTGDTLRFDVTGLQIDAPVTSVRKLDWGSFKVNFFVLMPPAALQDFPASFITSFHLPAEKSATIDGLIAAYPSLTVIDVGPILAQMQRMLEQVIGAVQFLFAFTLAAGVLVLYAALAGTRDERMRESALLRALGASHQQVRAVQVAEFVAVGALAGLMAAVGAQVVGWQLATRVFFFYLNFDPWLLPAGIVVGIACAGVGGWISLRHVLSRPALQSLRDA
- a CDS encoding DUF4126 domain-containing protein — its product is MLEPLSLAAGLSWGSGLRLYLTVLLAGVFARLGLVHLPDTLSALASPWVIGVAALLTLTEFLADKIPAFDSLWDAIHTFIRIPAGAVLAAGALGHADPALLTVAALAGGTLAGTAHLAKAGTRALINLSPEPVSNVVTSIAEDGLVFGGLLLALFVPVLFLVLMIGFLMLAAWALPRLWRGVQGGFRGMATHMVSRLARSRHD
- the sugE gene encoding quaternary ammonium compound efflux SMR transporter SugE; translation: MSWILLLIAGLLEVAWAAGLKTSEGFTRLWPSVFTVVTALGSFVLLAMAMRQLPLGTAYAVWTGIGAVGAFIFGIVIMGEALTAARVASAALIVVGLIGLKLSSGH
- the kdpE gene encoding two-component system response regulator KdpE — encoded protein: MSDPSITVVLIEDEKQIRRFVRASLEGEGIVVHDAETGKQGLVEAATRKPDLVIVDLGLPDTDGLDVIRELRGWSDLPVIVLSARTQEAEKVAALDAGADDYLTKPFGVSELLARIRAHMRRRNQGGANESPQVHFGAVTVDLALRQVTREGAAIHLTPIEYRLLATLVRHAGRVLTHRQLLRDVWGPSHVESHHYLRIYMAHLRQKLERDPAQPEHIVTETGVGYRLVGAV
- a CDS encoding DUF4118 domain-containing protein, whose translation is MNRPDPDELLDKLQRDEEKRQRGKLKVFFGASAGVGKTYAMLQAAKRRGDDGVDVVVGIAETHGRGETAALLEGLEVLPLAHIEYRGRKLAEFDLDAALARKPQLILVDELAHSNVQGARHLKRWQDVYELLDAGIDVYTTVNVQHLESLNDVVGQITGIRVWETVPDRVFDRADEVTLVDLPAEELLDRMRDGKVYMAQQAERAVRNFFRKGNLIALRELALRRTADRVDAQMREYRADRSIQRIWQARERLLVCVGPGPEAPLLVRAAARLAAALKADWLAVYVETPKLQRLPDARRERTLNALKLAAELGAETATLAGTDAVAALIGYARVRNVSKLVAGASPRTGLARWLRRPLGDRIAERAGDLDLTLIRASSERDGVERRTTLDEGVNAWREALQAARERRSPPGAYGWALTICIGITVVASQLFAHIDLTNLVMLYLLGVIFTAVRLGRGPGVVQSFVSVAAFDYFFVPPRMSFSVSDTQYLLTFFSMLLTSLVISHLTSSLRREASVARRREQRTGAMYAMARELAAALTMEQIVGIGSRHVSEVFGARVAILLPDSADQVKQKIEDPDAAVTLEGAALDIDVGQWVYDQQKPAGHGTDTLPAAAALYLPLKAPMRTRGVLAVVMRDQSELAVPEQQRMLDAFAAQIALAVERVHYVDIARDALVNMESERLRNSLLSAISHDLRTPLTTIVGFSSMLAQTREGQAVKQPGDDLVEAIHEEALRMTGIVTNLLDMARLQAGGLQLNRQWSLLEETVGAALRACRRVLARHPVQVKLPVDLPLLQLDAVLMERLFSNLFENAAKYTPADTPLVIGAEEIDEDGKPVVRVTVDDTGPGLPVGMEARVFEKFTRGEKESAKPGIGLGLAICRAIVDAHGGTIGAVNRIDRDGHIEGARFWFTLPVETPPPAPEALEDESELDEGGERSPELSPQLTPALPSEPSPHLTPELSPESYPKQTSKPTHE